The following proteins come from a genomic window of Mycolicibacterium rufum:
- a CDS encoding NUDIX hydrolase — translation MPKSGPILAAGAVLWRPQEGTGTPEIAVVHRPRYDDWSLPKGKLDPGETAPVAAAREIAEETGFRAHLGRRLPSVSYAVDGATKKVRYWVARCVGGEFTPNDEVDELKWLPVEQAMTQLEYALDRKVLRRFTALPADTTTVLIVRHATAGSKSRYSGDDRKRPLDKHGRAQAEALVGQLLAFGAGDLFAADRVRCHQTLDPLAEELGVPVHTEPALTAEAYADNRKKSRQRVLEIAATAEHPVICTQGEVIPDLIAWWCERDGVRPDSSRNRKGSTWVLTLVGGRLACADHISSPLSAK, via the coding sequence ATCCCTAAGTCCGGCCCGATCCTGGCTGCGGGCGCCGTGCTGTGGCGGCCGCAGGAAGGTACGGGCACACCAGAGATCGCCGTCGTGCACCGGCCGCGCTACGACGACTGGTCGCTGCCCAAGGGCAAGCTCGATCCGGGTGAGACGGCACCCGTGGCCGCGGCGCGCGAAATCGCGGAGGAGACCGGCTTCCGTGCCCACCTCGGTCGCCGGCTGCCCTCGGTGAGTTACGCCGTCGATGGCGCGACCAAGAAGGTGCGGTACTGGGTGGCCCGCTGCGTCGGCGGCGAATTCACCCCCAACGACGAGGTCGACGAACTCAAGTGGTTGCCGGTCGAACAGGCGATGACCCAGCTGGAGTACGCGCTCGACCGCAAGGTGCTGCGCCGCTTCACCGCGTTGCCCGCCGACACCACGACGGTGCTGATCGTGCGGCACGCCACCGCGGGCAGCAAGTCCCGGTACTCCGGGGACGACCGAAAGCGCCCGCTGGACAAGCACGGCCGGGCTCAGGCGGAGGCGCTGGTGGGCCAACTCCTCGCTTTCGGCGCCGGTGACCTGTTCGCCGCCGACCGGGTGCGCTGCCATCAGACGCTGGACCCGTTGGCCGAGGAACTCGGCGTGCCGGTCCATACCGAGCCGGCGCTGACCGCGGAGGCGTACGCCGACAACCGCAAGAAGTCCCGGCAGCGGGTGCTGGAGATCGCCGCGACCGCCGAGCATCCGGTGATCTGCACGCAGGGGGAGGTCATCCCCGACCTCATCGCGTGGTGGTGCGAGCGTGACGGCGTCCGGCCGGATTCGTCCCGTAACCGCAAGGGCAGTACGTGGGTGCTGACGCTGGTGGGTGGACGGCTGGCGTGCGCCGACCACATCAGCTCACCGTTGTCCGCGAAGTAG
- a CDS encoding antibiotic biosynthesis monooxygenase family protein, whose translation MPVIQPNSPYATLINVFTVAPERAEELAAVLTHATDEVMRFLPGFGSASIHISLDRTRVVNYAQWDSAEAFVAMQSNPSAREHMTVAAEIAVDFQPHLYEVASVHERG comes from the coding sequence ATGCCCGTGATCCAGCCGAACAGCCCCTACGCCACGTTGATCAACGTGTTCACCGTCGCGCCGGAGCGCGCCGAGGAGCTCGCCGCCGTGCTGACCCACGCCACCGACGAGGTGATGCGCTTCCTCCCGGGCTTCGGCTCGGCGAGCATCCACATCAGCCTCGACCGCACCCGGGTGGTCAACTACGCGCAGTGGGACAGCGCCGAGGCGTTCGTCGCGATGCAGTCGAATCCGTCGGCGCGCGAACACATGACGGTGGCCGCCGAGATCGCCGTGGACTTCCAGCCCCACCTCTACGAGGTGGCGTCCGTGCACGAGCGTGGCTGA
- the gltX gene encoding glutamate--tRNA ligase: MTVRVRFCPSPTGTPHVGLIRTALFNWAYARHTGGTFVFRIEDTDSARDSEQSYQALLDALRWLGLDWDEGPEVGGPYEPYRQSGRRDLYTDVLNRLIEAGDAYEAFSTAEEVEARHLAAGRNPKLGYDNYDRDLTDEQRAAYRAEGRHAVVRLRMPDTDMTWDDLVRGRTTFPAGSIPDFALTRGNGEPLYTLVNPVDDALMKITHVLRGEDLLPSTPRQLALYAALERLGIAEDTPRFAHLPPVLGDGNKKLSKRDPQSNLFLHRDRGFIPEGLLNYLALLGWSIADDRDVFSIDEMVAAFDVADVNSNPARFDQKKADALNAEHIRMLEPAEFTRRLGRFFADHGHDTGLDDAQFADAAELVQTRIVVLSDAWDLLKFLDDSAFGLDEKSAAKELRPDAVPVLDAAIAALDAVGEWDRTALEDALKQALIDGLELKPRKAFGPVRVAVTGSSVSPPLYESLELLGRDRTLTRLRAGRDRAAAGA, encoded by the coding sequence GTGACCGTACGAGTCAGGTTCTGCCCCTCGCCGACCGGAACGCCGCATGTCGGCCTGATCCGGACCGCGCTGTTCAACTGGGCGTACGCCCGGCACACCGGGGGCACGTTCGTGTTCCGGATCGAGGACACCGATTCCGCACGCGACAGCGAGCAGAGCTACCAGGCGCTGCTCGACGCGCTGCGGTGGCTCGGACTCGACTGGGACGAGGGCCCGGAGGTCGGCGGCCCCTACGAGCCCTACCGCCAGTCGGGGCGCCGCGACCTCTACACCGACGTCCTGAACCGGCTGATCGAGGCCGGCGACGCCTACGAGGCGTTCTCCACCGCCGAGGAGGTCGAAGCCCGCCACCTGGCCGCCGGTCGCAACCCCAAACTCGGCTACGACAACTACGACCGCGACCTCACCGACGAGCAGCGCGCGGCCTACCGTGCCGAGGGTCGCCACGCGGTGGTGCGGCTGCGGATGCCCGACACCGACATGACGTGGGACGACCTGGTTCGCGGCCGGACGACGTTCCCGGCCGGTTCCATCCCGGATTTCGCGCTGACCCGCGGCAACGGAGAACCGTTGTACACGTTGGTCAATCCGGTCGACGACGCGCTGATGAAGATCACCCACGTGCTGCGCGGCGAGGATCTGCTGCCCTCCACCCCGCGCCAACTCGCGCTCTACGCCGCCCTGGAGCGCCTGGGCATCGCCGAGGACACACCCCGGTTCGCCCACCTGCCGCCGGTACTGGGCGACGGCAACAAGAAGCTGTCCAAGCGCGATCCGCAGTCCAACCTGTTCCTGCACCGCGACCGCGGCTTCATTCCCGAGGGTCTGCTGAACTACCTTGCCCTGCTGGGCTGGTCGATCGCCGACGACCGCGATGTGTTCAGCATCGACGAGATGGTGGCGGCGTTCGACGTCGCCGACGTCAACTCCAATCCCGCGCGGTTCGACCAGAAGAAGGCCGATGCGCTCAACGCCGAGCACATCCGCATGCTCGAACCGGCGGAGTTCACCCGCCGTCTCGGCCGGTTCTTCGCCGACCACGGCCACGACACCGGACTGGACGACGCGCAGTTCGCCGACGCCGCAGAGCTGGTGCAGACCCGCATCGTCGTCCTGAGCGACGCCTGGGATCTGCTCAAGTTCCTCGACGACAGCGCGTTCGGTCTCGACGAGAAGTCCGCCGCCAAGGAATTGCGGCCGGACGCGGTGCCCGTGCTCGACGCGGCGATCGCCGCGCTGGATGCCGTGGGCGAGTGGGACCGCACCGCCCTCGAGGACGCGCTGAAGCAGGCTTTGATCGACGGTCTCGAGCTTAAGCCCCGCAAGGCCTTCGGCCCGGTGCGGGTGGCGGTGACGGGGTCGTCGGTCAGCCCGCCGCTGTACGAGTCGCTGGAGCTGCTGGGCCGCGACCGCACGCTGACCCGGTTGCGGGCGGGCCGCGACCGCGCCGCCGCGGGAGCGTGA
- the leuD gene encoding 3-isopropylmalate dehydratase small subunit has product MEAFTAHTGIGVPLRRTNVDTDQIIPAVYLKRVTRTGFEDGLFAAWRNDPAFVLNQSPFDRGSVLVAGPDFGTGSSREHAVWALMDFGFRVVISSRFADIFRGNAGKAGLLAAEVAQDDIELLWKIIEQHPGTEITVNLQDRTVTAGTTVVPFNIDDYTAWRLLEGLDDIGLTLRKDAEIEEFEARRPEWKPRTLPT; this is encoded by the coding sequence ATGGAAGCCTTCACCGCCCACACCGGGATCGGCGTGCCGCTGCGCCGCACCAACGTCGACACCGACCAGATCATCCCGGCCGTCTATCTGAAGCGGGTGACCCGCACGGGATTCGAGGACGGACTGTTCGCCGCCTGGCGTAACGACCCGGCTTTCGTGCTCAATCAATCGCCCTTCGACCGGGGCTCGGTTCTGGTGGCGGGGCCCGATTTCGGCACCGGCTCGTCGCGCGAACATGCGGTCTGGGCGCTGATGGACTTCGGTTTCCGGGTGGTCATCTCGTCCCGATTCGCCGATATTTTCCGTGGCAACGCGGGTAAGGCCGGTCTTCTGGCGGCCGAAGTGGCACAGGACGACATCGAATTATTGTGGAAAATCATCGAGCAGCATCCGGGGACGGAAATCACTGTCAATCTTCAAGATCGGACCGTCACCGCGGGAACGACTGTGGTGCCGTTCAACATTGACGACTACACCGCGTGGCGACTGCTCGAAGGACTCGACGATATAGGCCTTACGCTGCGCAAAGACGCCGAGATCGAGGAATTCGAGGCGCGCCGTCCGGAGTGGAAACCGCGCACATTGCCGACCTGA
- a CDS encoding MarR family winged helix-turn-helix transcriptional regulator, producing the protein MADRETEATAGYLIKRVQQSLRRRCDAALRPTGLSMAQYAVLRALADHPEASAAELARLCFVTRQSLQDLLAVLRTAGLITDADTHRPGRARSLGVTAEGAHRLAAAHDAVTAVDASMTDGMSAAARRQLVASLLRCAENLERVPGTDGIASSGNSAHTAKAAG; encoded by the coding sequence ATGGCAGACCGCGAGACCGAGGCGACGGCCGGGTATCTGATCAAGCGCGTGCAGCAGTCGTTGCGCCGGCGCTGCGATGCGGCGTTGCGGCCCACCGGACTGTCGATGGCCCAGTACGCGGTGCTGCGGGCGCTCGCCGATCATCCGGAGGCGTCGGCCGCCGAGCTCGCCCGGCTGTGTTTCGTGACCCGGCAGTCGCTGCAGGACCTGCTCGCGGTTCTGCGCACAGCCGGTCTGATCACCGATGCGGACACCCACCGTCCGGGCCGCGCGCGATCCCTGGGGGTGACGGCCGAGGGTGCGCATCGCCTCGCCGCGGCCCACGACGCGGTGACGGCGGTGGACGCGTCCATGACCGACGGGATGTCGGCGGCCGCGCGGCGTCAGCTGGTCGCGTCGCTGCTGCGCTGCGCCGAAAACCTCGAGCGGGTACCGGGCACCGACGGGATCGCCAGCAGCGGGAACAGCGCGCACACCGCGAAGGCGGCCGGGTAA
- a CDS encoding IclR family transcriptional regulator, with translation MRQDSGIGVLDKAVAVLHAVAESPCGLADLCDRTALPRATAHRLAVGLETHRMLSRDGDGQWRLGPALAELASHVRDPLVTAGAVVLPRLRELTGESVQLYRRDGTSRVCVAALEPPAGLRDTVPIGTRLPMTAGSGAKVLLAYADATTQQSVLPAAAFTDRTLAEVRRRGWAQSVAEREPGVASVSAPVRDGRGAVIAAVSVSGPIDRMGRRPGARWAADLVAAADALTRRL, from the coding sequence GTGAGACAGGATAGCGGCATCGGCGTGCTGGACAAAGCGGTGGCCGTGCTCCATGCGGTGGCCGAGTCCCCCTGCGGGCTGGCCGATCTGTGCGACCGCACCGCGCTGCCGCGCGCGACCGCCCACCGGCTGGCCGTCGGCCTGGAGACGCACCGCATGCTCTCGCGCGACGGCGACGGCCAATGGCGCCTCGGGCCCGCGCTCGCCGAGCTGGCCAGCCATGTCCGCGATCCCCTGGTGACTGCCGGCGCCGTGGTGCTGCCGCGCCTGCGGGAACTGACCGGGGAGAGCGTGCAGCTCTACCGTCGCGACGGCACGTCCCGGGTCTGCGTGGCCGCCCTGGAACCGCCTGCCGGTCTTCGCGATACCGTCCCGATCGGCACGCGTCTGCCGATGACCGCCGGATCGGGCGCCAAGGTGCTGCTCGCCTACGCCGACGCGACCACCCAGCAGAGCGTGCTGCCCGCCGCAGCGTTCACGGATCGGACGCTGGCCGAAGTGCGCCGGCGTGGCTGGGCACAGAGCGTGGCCGAACGGGAGCCGGGGGTGGCCAGTGTGTCGGCGCCGGTGCGCGACGGCCGGGGCGCGGTGATCGCGGCGGTGTCGGTGTCCGGTCCGATCGACCGGATGGGCCGGCGGCCGGGCGCGCGGTGGGCCGCGGATCTGGTGGCCGCCGCCGACGCGCTGACGCGCCGGCTCTAG
- a CDS encoding HU family DNA-binding protein: MNKAELIDVLTEKLGSDRRQATAAVENVVDTIVRAVHKGDSVTITGFGVFEQRRRAARVARNPRTGETVKVKPTSVPAFRPGAQFKAVVSGAQKLPAEGPAVKRGVTATSTARKAAKKAPAKKAAPAKKAPAKKAPAKKAAPAKKAAPAKKAPAKKAAPAKKAAPAKKAPAKKAATKAPAKKAAPAKKAAPAKKAATKAPAKKAAPAKKAPAKKAPAKRGRK, encoded by the coding sequence ATGAACAAAGCAGAGCTCATCGACGTACTCACGGAGAAATTGGGCTCGGATCGTCGGCAGGCGACCGCAGCGGTGGAGAACGTCGTCGACACCATCGTGCGCGCGGTGCACAAGGGTGACAGCGTCACCATCACCGGCTTCGGTGTCTTCGAGCAGCGGCGCCGCGCCGCTCGCGTCGCCCGCAATCCGCGCACCGGCGAGACCGTGAAGGTGAAGCCGACGTCTGTGCCCGCGTTCCGTCCCGGCGCTCAGTTCAAAGCCGTTGTCTCGGGCGCGCAGAAGCTTCCGGCCGAAGGCCCCGCGGTGAAGCGCGGCGTGACCGCGACCAGCACCGCGCGGAAGGCGGCCAAGAAGGCTCCGGCCAAGAAGGCCGCTCCGGCGAAGAAGGCTCCGGCCAAGAAGGCTCCGGCCAAGAAGGCCGCTCCGGCGAAGAAGGCTGCGCCGGCGAAGAAGGCTCCGGCCAAGAAGGCGGCGCCGGCGAAGAAGGCCGCTCCGGCGAAGAAGGCTCCGGCCAAGAAGGCAGCGACCAAGGCTCCGGCCAAGAAGGCGGCGCCGGCGAAGAAGGCCGCGCCCGCCAAGAAGGCCGCGACCAAGGCTCCGGCCAAGAAGGCCGCGCCCGCCAAGAAGGCGCCCGCGAAGAAGGCTCCGGCCAAGCGCGGTCGCAAGTAG
- a CDS encoding MFS transporter codes for MLVVALGATLCANVFINGVAFLIPTLHRERGLDLAQAGLMSALPSLGMVVTLIAWGYVVDRVGERVVLTLGSALTAAAAFGAASVDSLVAVGVFLFLGGMAAASSNTASGRLVVGWFDAEKRGLVMGIRQTAQPLGVGLGALVIPRLAESGGVSAALGFPAVVCALSAVVCAVAVLDPPRPARADATDADLANPYRASSLLVRIHLTSLLLVAPQAMVWTFTLAWLITDRGWSAGSAGALVTVAQILGAGGRIGAGRWSDAVLKRSGDVLGARMRPIRTIAVAAAAAMALLALTDWLDSPVSIALMIVASVVTVSDNGLAFTAIAEIAGPFWSGRALGTQNTTQLLTAGVTPPLFGALIGMAGYPAAFAVCALFPLLAIPSVPGTRSRFSAQRSSDATS; via the coding sequence ATGCTGGTCGTCGCGCTCGGCGCGACGTTGTGCGCCAACGTCTTCATCAACGGGGTGGCGTTCCTCATCCCCACCCTGCACCGCGAGCGGGGGCTGGACCTGGCTCAGGCGGGCCTGATGTCGGCCCTGCCGAGCCTCGGCATGGTGGTGACGCTGATCGCCTGGGGGTACGTCGTCGACCGGGTCGGCGAGCGGGTGGTGCTGACGCTGGGATCGGCGTTGACCGCGGCCGCGGCATTCGGCGCCGCCTCGGTGGACTCCCTCGTCGCGGTCGGAGTGTTCCTCTTCCTCGGCGGCATGGCGGCGGCGAGCAGCAACACCGCGAGCGGGCGCCTCGTGGTGGGGTGGTTCGACGCCGAGAAGCGCGGTCTGGTGATGGGGATCCGCCAGACCGCCCAACCGTTGGGTGTCGGCCTGGGCGCGCTGGTGATCCCGCGGCTCGCCGAGAGCGGCGGAGTGTCGGCCGCACTGGGCTTCCCGGCGGTCGTCTGCGCGCTGTCGGCCGTGGTGTGCGCCGTCGCGGTCCTCGATCCGCCGCGACCCGCCCGGGCCGATGCGACGGACGCCGACCTGGCCAACCCGTACCGCGCCTCGTCGCTGCTGGTGCGCATCCACCTGACCTCGTTGCTGCTGGTGGCGCCGCAGGCGATGGTGTGGACGTTCACCCTCGCGTGGCTGATCACCGACCGCGGATGGTCGGCCGGCTCGGCGGGCGCCCTGGTGACCGTCGCCCAGATCCTGGGAGCGGGAGGCCGGATCGGCGCGGGCCGGTGGTCGGATGCGGTGCTCAAGCGGTCCGGGGACGTGCTGGGCGCACGGATGCGACCCATCCGGACCATCGCGGTGGCCGCCGCCGCGGCGATGGCGCTGCTGGCGCTGACCGACTGGCTCGACTCGCCGGTGAGCATCGCGCTGATGATCGTGGCCTCGGTGGTCACGGTGTCGGACAACGGCCTGGCCTTCACGGCGATCGCCGAGATCGCCGGACCGTTCTGGAGCGGACGGGCGCTGGGCACCCAGAACACCACGCAGTTGCTGACCGCCGGGGTCACTCCCCCGCTGTTCGGCGCGCTGATCGGGATGGCGGGTTACCCGGCCGCCTTCGCGGTGTGCGCGCTGTTCCCGCTGCTGGCGATCCCGTCGGTGCCCGGTACCCGCTCGAGGTTTTCGGCGCAGCGCAGCAGCGACGCGACCAGCTGA
- a CDS encoding RNA degradosome polyphosphate kinase, which yields MTEAQTRPDDADTTTSVDASDAAPEAPPAATSPTVDNPLPEDRYLNRELSWLDFNARVLALAADPSLPLLERAKFLAIFASNLDEFYMVRVAGLKRRDEMGLSVRSADGLSPREQLRRISERTQQLASRHAHVFLDAVRPALADEGIVIVTWAELDSAERGRLSTYFHEQVFPVLTPLAVDPAHPFPFVSGLSLNLAITVKHPDGGQHFARIKVPDNVDRFVELPPREGTGDVARFLPMEDFIAAFLPVLFPGLEIVEHHAFRITRNADFEVEEDRDEDLLKALERELARRRFGSPVRLEVSDDMTEGMLELLLRELDVAPGDVVEVPGLLDLSSLWQVYGVDRPALKDRPFVPATPPAFGERETPKSIFSTLRDGDVLVHHPYDSFSTTVQRFIEQAAADPNVLAIKQTLYRTSGDSPIVNALIDAAEAGKQVVALVEIKARFDEQANIKWARALEQAGVHVVYGLIGLKTHCKTCLVVRREGSMIRRYCHIGTGNYNPKTARLYEDVGLLTAAPDIGADLTDLFNSLTGYSRKESYRNLLVAPYGVRRGIIERIDREIAATRDGAEGRIRLKANALVDEQVIDALYRASQAGVRVEVVVRGICALRPGGEGYSENITVRSILGRFLEHSRIIHFRAIDEYWIGSADMMHRNLDRRVEVMAQVKDPRLTAQLNDIFESALDPGTRCWELGADGHWTALPQEGQTVRDHQVSMMESHRHP from the coding sequence ACCCGTCGCTGCCGCTGCTGGAGCGTGCGAAGTTCCTCGCGATCTTCGCCTCCAATCTCGACGAGTTCTACATGGTGCGGGTCGCCGGGTTGAAGCGGCGCGACGAGATGGGGCTGTCGGTCCGCTCCGCCGACGGCCTGTCCCCACGGGAACAACTGCGCCGGATCAGCGAGCGCACCCAACAACTCGCGAGCCGGCACGCGCACGTGTTCCTCGACGCGGTGCGCCCGGCGCTGGCCGACGAGGGCATCGTCATCGTCACGTGGGCCGAACTCGACAGCGCCGAACGCGGCCGGCTCTCCACGTACTTCCACGAGCAGGTGTTCCCCGTCCTGACGCCGCTGGCCGTCGACCCGGCCCACCCGTTCCCCTTCGTCAGCGGGCTGAGCCTGAACCTGGCGATCACCGTGAAGCACCCCGACGGGGGCCAGCACTTCGCCCGAATCAAAGTGCCCGACAACGTCGACCGCTTCGTCGAGCTGCCGCCGCGGGAGGGCACGGGCGACGTCGCGCGCTTCCTGCCGATGGAAGACTTCATCGCCGCCTTCCTCCCGGTGCTCTTCCCGGGGCTGGAGATCGTCGAGCACCACGCCTTCCGCATCACGCGCAACGCGGACTTCGAGGTCGAGGAGGACCGCGACGAGGACCTGCTCAAGGCACTCGAGCGCGAGCTGGCGCGGCGCCGGTTCGGCTCCCCGGTGCGGCTCGAGGTCTCCGACGACATGACCGAGGGCATGCTGGAGCTGCTGCTGCGCGAGCTCGACGTCGCGCCGGGCGATGTCGTGGAAGTCCCCGGGCTGCTGGATCTCTCGTCGCTGTGGCAGGTGTACGGCGTCGACCGGCCCGCACTGAAGGATCGGCCGTTCGTCCCGGCCACTCCGCCCGCCTTCGGTGAGCGCGAGACGCCCAAGAGCATCTTCTCCACGCTGCGCGACGGCGACGTGCTCGTCCATCATCCCTACGACTCGTTCTCCACGACGGTGCAACGCTTCATCGAGCAGGCCGCCGCCGATCCCAACGTGCTGGCGATCAAGCAGACGCTCTACCGCACCTCGGGCGACTCACCGATCGTCAACGCCCTGATCGACGCGGCCGAGGCGGGCAAGCAGGTCGTCGCACTCGTCGAGATCAAGGCCAGGTTCGACGAGCAGGCCAACATCAAGTGGGCCCGCGCACTCGAACAGGCGGGCGTGCACGTGGTCTACGGCCTGATCGGACTGAAAACTCACTGCAAGACCTGCCTGGTGGTGCGTCGCGAGGGCTCGATGATCCGGCGCTACTGCCACATCGGAACCGGCAACTACAACCCGAAGACGGCGCGACTGTACGAGGACGTGGGCCTGCTCACCGCCGCACCGGATATCGGCGCCGACCTCACGGATCTGTTCAACTCGCTGACGGGCTACTCGCGCAAGGAGTCCTACCGCAACCTGCTCGTCGCCCCCTACGGCGTGCGGCGGGGCATCATCGAACGCATCGACCGGGAGATCGCCGCCACCCGCGACGGCGCCGAGGGCCGGATCCGCTTGAAGGCCAACGCGTTGGTCGACGAGCAGGTGATCGATGCGCTCTACCGGGCATCGCAGGCCGGCGTGCGCGTCGAGGTGGTGGTGCGCGGGATCTGCGCGCTGCGCCCCGGCGGCGAGGGCTACTCCGAGAACATCACGGTGCGTTCGATCCTCGGCCGCTTCCTCGAGCATTCACGGATCATTCATTTCCGCGCCATCGACGAATACTGGATCGGCAGCGCCGACATGATGCATCGTAATCTCGATCGGCGCGTGGAGGTCATGGCCCAGGTCAAGGATCCACGGCTGACCGCACAGCTCAACGACATCTTCGAATCGGCACTCGACCCCGGAACGCGCTGTTGGGAGCTGGGCGCTGACGGGCACTGGACGGCATTGCCTCAGGAGGGACAGACCGTGCGCGATCACCAGGTGTCGATGATGGAAAGCCACCGCCATCCCTAA
- a CDS encoding fumarylacetoacetate hydrolase family protein, giving the protein MRLGRIASPDGVAFVAIEGPPDDPAEAIVREIAEHPFGSPTFTGRQWPLADVRLLAPILASKVVCMGKNYAAHIEEMGGGTFEDPIIFLKPNTAIIGPHTAIQLPADAHPVHFEGELAAVIGRPCKDVPAARAAENILGYTIANDVSARDQQAKDGQWMRAKGHDTFCPVGPWIVTDVDPDDLEIRTEVNGEVKQRSRTSLMIHDIGAIIEWISAVMTLLPGDLILTGTPEGVGPLEHGDTVSVSIEGIGTLTNPVVRKGKS; this is encoded by the coding sequence ATGCGTCTTGGTCGAATCGCCAGCCCCGACGGAGTCGCCTTCGTCGCCATCGAAGGACCGCCCGACGATCCCGCCGAGGCGATCGTCCGGGAGATCGCCGAGCATCCGTTCGGCTCGCCGACCTTCACCGGTCGGCAGTGGCCACTGGCCGACGTCCGACTGCTCGCCCCCATCCTGGCCAGCAAGGTGGTGTGCATGGGCAAGAACTACGCCGCGCACATCGAGGAGATGGGTGGCGGCACGTTCGAGGACCCGATCATCTTCCTCAAGCCCAACACCGCGATCATCGGCCCGCACACCGCGATCCAATTGCCCGCCGACGCCCACCCGGTGCACTTCGAGGGTGAACTGGCCGCGGTCATCGGCCGACCGTGCAAGGACGTGCCGGCCGCCCGCGCCGCCGAGAACATCCTCGGCTACACCATCGCCAACGATGTCTCGGCTCGCGATCAGCAGGCCAAGGACGGGCAGTGGATGCGGGCCAAGGGCCACGACACGTTCTGTCCGGTCGGGCCGTGGATCGTCACCGATGTCGACCCCGACGACCTCGAGATCCGCACCGAGGTCAACGGAGAGGTCAAGCAGCGCAGCCGAACGTCGTTGATGATCCACGACATCGGCGCGATCATCGAATGGATCTCCGCGGTGATGACGCTGCTGCCCGGGGACCTGATCCTGACCGGAACCCCGGAGGGCGTCGGGCCGCTCGAGCACGGCGACACGGTCAGTGTCAGCATCGAGGGTATCGGAACGCTCACCAATCCCGTTGTGCGCAAAGGAAAATCGTGA
- the leuC gene encoding 3-isopropylmalate dehydratase large subunit: protein MDNANRPRTMAEKVWSDHVVVAGGGEGDAREPDLIYIDLHLVHEVTSPQAFDGLRLAGRPVRRPDLTIATEDHNVPTVDIDKPIADPVSRTQVETLRRNCDEFGIRLHPMGDAEQGIVHIIGPQLGLTQPGMTIVCGDSHTSTHGAFGALAMGIGTSEVEHVLATQTLPLRPFKTMAVNVDGELPPGVSAKDIILAVIAQIGTGGGQGHVIEYRGSAIESLSMEGRMTICNMSIEAGARAGMVAPDETTFAYLQGRPNAPTGDAWEAAVAAWRQLRTDEGAQFDTEVHIDASALSPFVTWGTNPGQGVPLGDSVPDPETMFDEAQRQTAEKALAYMGLEAGTPMRDIPVDAVFVGSCTNGRIEDLRVVAEVLRGRTVADGVRMLIVPGSMRVRAQAESEGLGEIFTAAGAEWRQAGCSMCLGMNPDQLAPGERCASTSNRNFEGRQGKGGRTHLVSPAVAAATAIRGTLSSPADLIPATSH, encoded by the coding sequence ATGGACAACGCGAACAGGCCGCGCACCATGGCCGAGAAGGTGTGGAGCGATCACGTCGTCGTCGCCGGCGGCGGCGAAGGCGACGCCCGCGAACCCGACCTCATCTACATCGATCTGCACCTCGTCCACGAGGTCACCAGTCCCCAGGCATTCGACGGACTCCGGCTTGCCGGACGTCCGGTGCGCCGGCCCGATCTGACCATCGCCACCGAGGACCACAACGTGCCCACGGTCGACATCGACAAGCCGATCGCCGATCCGGTCTCACGCACCCAGGTGGAGACGTTGCGCCGCAACTGCGATGAGTTCGGCATCCGGCTGCACCCGATGGGCGACGCCGAACAGGGCATCGTGCACATCATCGGGCCGCAATTGGGCCTGACCCAGCCCGGCATGACGATCGTCTGCGGCGACAGCCACACCTCCACCCACGGCGCCTTCGGGGCACTGGCGATGGGGATCGGCACCTCGGAGGTCGAGCACGTGCTGGCCACCCAGACGCTTCCGCTGCGGCCGTTCAAGACGATGGCTGTCAATGTCGACGGCGAACTGCCGCCGGGGGTGAGCGCGAAGGACATCATCCTGGCCGTGATCGCCCAGATCGGCACCGGCGGCGGGCAGGGTCACGTCATCGAATACCGGGGAAGCGCCATCGAATCGCTGTCGATGGAAGGCCGGATGACGATCTGCAACATGAGCATCGAGGCTGGGGCCAGGGCCGGCATGGTGGCTCCCGACGAGACGACGTTCGCCTACCTGCAGGGCAGGCCGAACGCCCCGACCGGCGACGCGTGGGAGGCCGCCGTCGCCGCGTGGCGGCAGCTGCGCACCGACGAGGGAGCGCAGTTCGACACCGAGGTGCACATCGACGCCTCGGCGCTGAGCCCCTTCGTCACGTGGGGCACCAATCCCGGCCAGGGTGTCCCGCTCGGCGACTCGGTCCCCGATCCCGAGACGATGTTCGACGAGGCGCAGCGCCAGACCGCCGAAAAGGCCTTGGCCTACATGGGCCTTGAGGCCGGCACCCCGATGCGCGACATCCCGGTCGACGCGGTGTTCGTCGGATCGTGCACCAACGGCAGGATCGAGGATCTGCGCGTGGTCGCCGAGGTGTTGCGTGGACGCACCGTCGCCGACGGGGTCCGCATGCTGATCGTGCCGGGCTCCATGCGGGTGCGCGCTCAGGCCGAATCCGAAGGCCTGGGCGAGATCTTCACCGCGGCCGGCGCCGAGTGGCGCCAGGCGGGCTGTTCGATGTGTTTGGGCATGAACCCCGACCAGCTCGCGCCGGGGGAGCGCTGCGCCTCGACCTCGAACCGCAACTTCGAAGGACGACAGGGCAAGGGCGGTCGCACCCACCTGGTGTCGCCCGCGGTCGCCGCGGCCACCGCGATCCGGGGCACGCTGTCCTCCCCGGCCGACCTCATTCCCGCGACGAGCCACTGA